From the Tripterygium wilfordii isolate XIE 37 chromosome 6, ASM1340144v1, whole genome shotgun sequence genome, one window contains:
- the LOC120000077 gene encoding bZIP transcription factor 53-like, whose product MASKQRPATSSGSDSDPRYAMFDERKRKRMISNRESARRSRMRKQKQLEDGINEVSQLQNEINKLTQTINTTTQRYVEIESANNILRAQAMELTDRLRSLNSVLHIAEEVSGMALDIPEIPDPLPNPWQVPCPLQPIMASAEMFQY is encoded by the coding sequence ATGGCATCCAAGCAAAGGCCAGCAACCAGCTCCGGATCCGACAGCGATCCTCGTTACGCAATGTTCGAtgaaaggaagaggaagaggatgaTCTCGAACCGTGAATCGGCAAGACGTTCACGAATGAGGAAGCAGAAGCAGCTGGAGGATGGGATCAATGAAGTGAGCCAGTTGCAGAACGAGATCAATAAACTCACACAGaccatcaatactaccacacaACGGTACGTGGAGATAGAGTCCGCCAACAACATTTTGAGGGCTCAAGCGATGGAATTGACTGATCGGCTGCGGTCCCTGAATTCAGTGCTGCATATTGCGGAGGAAGTCAGCGGGATGGCCCTAGACATTCCGGAGATTCCTGATCCTCTGCCTAACCCATGGCAGGTTCCTTGCCCACTACAGCCCATTATGGCCTCTGCTGAAATGTTCCAGTATTGA
- the LOC120000078 gene encoding calvin cycle protein CP12-1, chloroplastic-like has protein sequence MAAIASLNLSTPRALARTPDSAKAQSFGSPCILNQPWKRWQVGPGRIQMRPMKAAPEGISEKVEKSIKEAEEACAGDPVSGECVAAWDEVEELSAAASHAREKKKASDSDPLEEFCKENPETVECRTYED, from the coding sequence ATGGCAGCAATAGCTAGTCTCAACCTCTCAACTCCAAGAGCACTAGCTAGGACACCAGACTCTGCCAAGGCTCAATCCTTCGGGAGTCCATGTATTCTTAACCAGCCATGGAAGAGGTGGCAAGTCGGACCGGGTCGAATTCAGATGCGACCCATGAAGGCAGCCCCGGAAGGGATATCAGAGAAAGTGGAGAAGAGCATTAAGGAAGCGGAGGAGGCGTGCGCGGGTGACCCGGTGAGCGGTGAGTGTGTGGCGGCGTGGGACGAGGTGGAGGAGCTTAGCGCGGCAGCGAGTCACGccagggagaagaagaaggcgTCCGACTCTGACCCGTTGGAGGAGTTCTGTAAGGAGAACCCGGAGACTGTCGAGTGTCGCACTTACGAAGACTAG